From one Aquicella siphonis genomic stretch:
- the idi gene encoding isopentenyl-diphosphate Delta-isomerase, whose product MTATECVPSEYVILVDEQDNEIGLAEKLEAHEKSLLHRAFSVFIFRRTPRVEILLQQRALHKYHSPGLWTNTCCSHPREGETVLAAASRRLQEELGVTATLRDLGWFKYHARFPNGLSEHEIDHVVIGELSPAQSVAPNPDEVHACRWVTIPELESEMTTAPERFTPWLHQALSFVKPHISRL is encoded by the coding sequence ATGACGGCAACCGAATGCGTACCTTCTGAATATGTCATCCTGGTCGACGAACAGGATAATGAAATCGGCCTGGCTGAAAAACTGGAGGCGCATGAAAAAAGCCTGCTTCACAGGGCTTTTTCCGTGTTCATATTCCGTCGCACCCCCCGCGTTGAAATTCTGTTGCAACAACGGGCATTGCACAAATACCACTCACCAGGGCTCTGGACCAACACTTGCTGCTCTCACCCCCGCGAAGGTGAAACAGTGCTTGCCGCCGCCAGCCGGCGCTTGCAGGAAGAGCTGGGCGTCACCGCCACTTTGCGGGATCTGGGCTGGTTTAAATACCATGCCCGTTTTCCTAACGGCTTGTCCGAACATGAAATCGACCATGTGGTGATAGGCGAACTCTCTCCCGCACAATCGGTCGCGCCCAACCCGGATGAAGTACACGCCTGCCGCTGGGTCACCATACCTGAGCTGGAGTCTGAAATGACCACCGCGCCGGAAAGATTCACCCCATGGCTGCACCAAGCCCTGAGCTTTGTGAAGCCGCACATCAGCCGGCTCTGA
- the glyA gene encoding serine hydroxymethyltransferase, which yields MFPYESLREFDPAIWQAIENEKQRQEDHIELIASENYVSPNVLAVQGSVLTNKYAEGYPGKRYYGGCEYIDVAENLAIERAKKLFGADYVNVQPHSGSQANAAAYAAMISPGDVVLGMSLAHGGHLTHGSPVNFSGKLYKFFSYGIHPDTGEIDYEEAARLASEHKPKLIVTGFSAYSRIVDWQRFREIADSVGAYLLSDIAHIAGLVAVGLYPSPVKIADVTTTTTHKTLRGPRGGMIMARANPELEKKLNSAVFPGGQGGPLEHVIAAKAVSFQEALQPEFKSYQQQVLNNARVMAKTLIKRGYKIVSGGTDDHLMLIDLIDKSLTGKDAEAALGRAYITTNKNAVPNDPQSPFITSGIRIGSPAVTTRGFKEPECEQIANWICDILDDLQNEAVIARIKNEVIELCRNYPVYGRSEMTA from the coding sequence ATGTTTCCCTATGAGTCACTGCGTGAATTTGATCCCGCCATCTGGCAAGCCATAGAAAATGAAAAACAGCGCCAGGAAGATCATATCGAACTGATAGCCTCAGAAAACTATGTCAGCCCCAACGTGCTGGCTGTTCAGGGGTCGGTATTGACAAATAAGTATGCGGAAGGCTATCCCGGCAAACGTTATTATGGCGGCTGTGAATACATAGACGTGGCAGAAAACCTCGCTATTGAACGTGCCAAAAAATTGTTCGGTGCGGATTATGTGAATGTTCAACCGCACTCGGGTTCCCAGGCCAATGCGGCTGCTTACGCTGCCATGATCAGTCCCGGCGATGTGGTGCTGGGCATGAGTCTTGCGCATGGCGGGCATTTGACGCACGGATCGCCGGTCAATTTTTCCGGCAAGCTATACAAGTTTTTTTCATACGGCATTCACCCGGATACGGGAGAAATTGACTATGAAGAAGCAGCCAGACTTGCCAGTGAGCATAAACCCAAACTGATCGTGACGGGATTTTCCGCTTATTCGCGCATTGTAGACTGGCAGCGGTTTCGCGAAATCGCGGACAGCGTGGGTGCTTATCTTTTATCCGATATTGCGCATATCGCAGGCCTGGTTGCGGTGGGATTGTATCCTTCGCCGGTTAAAATCGCTGATGTGACTACAACGACCACGCACAAGACCTTGCGCGGCCCGCGCGGCGGCATGATCATGGCGAGGGCCAACCCTGAGCTGGAAAAGAAATTGAATTCCGCGGTTTTTCCCGGCGGTCAGGGCGGTCCGCTGGAACATGTGATTGCGGCCAAGGCAGTGTCTTTTCAGGAAGCTTTGCAGCCTGAATTCAAGAGTTATCAGCAGCAGGTGCTGAATAATGCACGCGTGATGGCGAAGACCCTGATAAAGCGCGGATACAAGATTGTCAGCGGCGGTACGGATGATCATCTCATGCTGATTGATTTGATAGACAAGAGCCTCACTGGAAAAGATGCGGAAGCCGCATTAGGACGAGCATACATTACGACAAATAAAAACGCGGTTCCCAACGATCCTCAGTCGCCTTTTATCACTAGCGGCATCCGTATTGGTTCGCCCGCTGTGACAACGCGCGGCTTCAAGGAGCCGGAGTGCGAACAGATCGCGAACTGGATTTGTGACATTCTTGATGATTTGCAGAATGAAGCGGTCATTGCGCGAATCAAAAATGAAGTGATTGAATTATGCAGAAATTATCCTGTCTACGGCCGCAGTGAAATGACGGCGTGA
- the purE gene encoding 5-(carboxyamino)imidazole ribonucleotide mutase, with the protein MSKVLVSIIMGSKSDWGIMEEASLMLDKLQIPHEARALSAHRTPDALFDYLKSAEQRGVEVFIAAAGGAAHLPGVVAAKTLVPVLGVPMPSSTFANGLDALLSIVQMPAGIPVGTLAVGKAGAVNAAILAAGILGNKYPEYRDAVRMQREKQAQTVLENAQLKG; encoded by the coding sequence ATGTCTAAAGTACTCGTATCTATCATCATGGGATCCAAATCGGACTGGGGCATCATGGAAGAAGCCAGCTTAATGCTTGATAAATTACAAATTCCTCATGAGGCACGGGCTTTGTCCGCGCATCGCACGCCGGATGCTTTGTTTGATTACCTGAAATCCGCCGAGCAGCGCGGAGTGGAAGTGTTCATAGCTGCGGCGGGCGGAGCGGCGCATCTTCCCGGGGTGGTGGCGGCGAAAACACTGGTTCCGGTATTGGGTGTGCCCATGCCTTCTTCGACGTTCGCCAATGGGCTGGATGCGTTATTGTCGATAGTGCAAATGCCCGCTGGTATTCCGGTCGGCACACTGGCGGTAGGCAAGGCGGGTGCTGTTAATGCGGCCATTCTCGCAGCCGGGATTCTTGGCAACAAATATCCTGAATATCGCGATGCGGTGCGCATGCAGCGTGAAAAACAGGCTCAAACGGTTTTAGAAAACGCACAACTGAAAGGATAA
- the purH gene encoding bifunctional phosphoribosylaminoimidazolecarboxamide formyltransferase/IMP cyclohydrolase codes for MSITPIKRALLSVSNKTGIVELAKQLVHLGVEIISTGGTSKMLKDADVPHQQVDEITGLPEMLDGRVKTLHPKIHGGILGRRDEHAVEAAQHQIHWIDLVVVNFYPFEQAVSKNKNMSWDEAVEYIDIGGPTMVRAAAKNFAWVGVVTDPSDYPQLISELRYSGGLEFETRRNLAQKAFVLTSHYDAMIHHYFLERDQHPAECPPHLDLQLEKLTELRYGENPHQKASAYRFRQETPGILSSVQIQGKPLSYNNILDADAALSCVSEFTDPACVIVKHANPCGAATGNNIEEAYTRAYEADPLSAFGGIIALNRPCTKMIAEAVTGIFMEVIIAPAFTQEALTVLAAKPNLRVLEMPVHLRPAWEMKFISGGLLMQEKDAQVIRPEDLKVVTRTPPSLQEMDAMLFAWRVLKHIKSNGILIAKNNATVGIGAGQVSRIDAVDLAVRKAGEKIQDSVLASDAFFPFRDSIDRIAKTGVRAIIQPGGSVRDEEVIAACNEFDIAMVFTGKRCFRH; via the coding sequence ATGTCTATTACTCCAATAAAACGCGCTTTACTGTCAGTTTCCAACAAAACGGGCATAGTGGAACTTGCCAAGCAATTAGTTCATCTGGGAGTAGAGATCATTTCCACGGGCGGCACCAGCAAAATGCTCAAGGATGCCGATGTGCCCCATCAGCAAGTGGACGAAATCACGGGATTGCCCGAGATGCTGGATGGGCGCGTCAAGACGCTGCATCCTAAAATCCACGGCGGCATATTGGGACGGCGCGATGAGCATGCTGTGGAAGCCGCCCAGCATCAAATTCACTGGATTGATCTGGTCGTCGTCAATTTTTATCCGTTTGAACAGGCTGTCAGTAAAAATAAAAACATGTCCTGGGATGAGGCGGTTGAATATATCGATATCGGCGGGCCGACCATGGTTCGTGCCGCGGCAAAGAATTTCGCCTGGGTGGGCGTGGTGACGGATCCGTCTGATTATCCTCAGCTTATTAGCGAATTGCGTTATTCCGGCGGGCTGGAGTTTGAAACGCGCAGGAATCTCGCGCAAAAGGCATTTGTTCTTACTTCGCATTATGACGCCATGATTCATCATTATTTTCTCGAGCGTGATCAACATCCCGCTGAATGCCCGCCGCACCTGGATTTGCAGCTGGAGAAACTCACCGAGCTCCGCTACGGAGAAAATCCCCATCAAAAAGCCAGCGCCTATCGGTTCAGGCAGGAAACGCCCGGCATACTTTCCTCGGTGCAAATCCAGGGCAAGCCGCTCTCCTATAATAATATTCTGGATGCTGACGCAGCGCTCTCCTGCGTGAGTGAATTCACCGATCCCGCTTGCGTTATTGTCAAGCATGCGAATCCCTGCGGTGCGGCAACCGGAAATAATATTGAGGAAGCGTACACGCGCGCCTATGAAGCCGATCCGCTGTCCGCGTTTGGCGGAATTATCGCGCTTAATCGTCCCTGCACGAAAATGATAGCCGAAGCGGTCACGGGCATTTTCATGGAAGTGATCATCGCGCCGGCATTCACCCAGGAGGCCCTGACTGTTCTTGCCGCCAAGCCGAATCTGCGCGTTCTGGAAATGCCTGTTCATTTGCGCCCGGCATGGGAAATGAAGTTTATCAGCGGCGGTCTGTTGATGCAGGAAAAAGATGCCCAGGTCATACGGCCCGAAGATCTGAAAGTGGTGACAAGAACCCCTCCCAGCCTGCAGGAGATGGATGCCATGTTGTTTGCCTGGCGTGTCTTGAAACATATCAAGTCCAACGGCATATTGATCGCGAAAAACAACGCGACCGTCGGCATCGGCGCCGGGCAGGTTTCCCGTATCGATGCCGTGGATCTGGCTGTGCGCAAGGCGGGTGAAAAAATCCAGGATAGCGTTCTGGCATCGGATGCGTTTTTTCCGTTCCGGGACAGCATAGACCGGATTGCAAAAACCGGAGTGCGCGCGATTATACAGCCTGGCGGATCCGTGCGGGATGAAGAAGTGATCGCCGCATGTAATGAATTCGATATCGCCATGGTGTTTACCGGCAAGCGCTGTTTCAGGCATTGA